In the genome of Streptomyces sp. Q6, the window TGGGGGCGCCCCGGCGCGGCAGCGGCACGAGGCCGCCCGGCTGCGCGTCGCGGGAGCCGGTGTGGCCGGGACCCGAGCCGTCCTCGTCGTCGGACGCCTGCTGGTGCTGTTCGCCGGAGGTACCGGCGACCGCACGGCGCGGCCGGAAGAGACCGCCGCGCTCGCTGTCCTCGTCGCCGAGCGCGCCGGGGAACTCCGTCATGTCCGAGGTGGTCAGCGGTGCCTCGAGCTCCACCGGGCCGTCGAGGACGGAGGCGGGGAGGCCCGGCAGCCCCTCCGAGGTGCTCAGGGTCGCGCCGCGACCGGCCGGCGCCGCACGGCGCGCGGGGTCGGGCCGGTCGAGACGGAAACCGGCGCCCTCGGTGTCGGGGGCGTCCGTGAGCAGCGTGTCCGGGATGAAGACGACGGCCGTGGTGCCGCCGTACGGGGACGGCTGGAGGGAGACGCGGACGTTCTGGCGCTGGGCGAGCCGGCTGACGACGAACAGGCCGAGCCGGTCGGTGTCGGAGAGTTCGAACTCGGGGGTCTCGGCGAGCCGCAGGTTGGCGTCGAGCAGAGCGTCGGGGGCCATGCCGAGACCGCGGTCGTGGATCTCCAGGGTGAAGCCGTTCGCGACGCGCTCGCCGAGGACCTGCACGGCGGTGTGCGGGGGCGAGAACACCGTGGCGTTCTCCAGGAGTTCGGCGACCAGGTGGGTGAGGTCGGCGACCGCGGGGCCCGTCACGGCGATGCGCGGCAGTCGGCGTACCTCGATGCGCTCGTAGTCCTCGACCTCGGCGACGGAGGCCCGGACGATGTCCATGAGCTGGACGGGCTTGCGCCACTGCCGGGACGGGGCGGCGCCGGAGAGGATGACCAGGCCCTCCGCGTGGCGGCGCATGCGCGTGGTCAGGTGGTCGAGGCGGAACAGGTCGGCGAGTTCGTCGGTGTCCTCGGTCCTGCGCTCCATGGTGTCGAGGAGCGTCAGCTGCTTGTGCAGCAGGACCTGGCTGCGGCGGGCGAGGTTCACGAAGACCTCGGAGACACCGCGCCGCAGCTCGGCCTGTTTCACGGCCGCTTCGACGGCGGACCGCTGGAGCGTGTTGAGGGCCTGGCCGACCTGCCCGATCTCGTCCTTGTCGTAGTCGAAGCGGGGTGCCTCGGTCTCGACGTCGACCTCTTCTCCGGCGGCGAGGCGGCGCATCACGCTCGGCAGGCGGACGCCGGACGACTCGTGGGCCTCCAGGCGCAGGCGGCGCAGGTCGCGGACGAGGCGGCTGCCGATGCGGAGCGACAGGAAGACGGAGAAGAGCAGGGCGAGCAGCCCGAGCACTCCGGCGATGCCGGCGAGGACGATCACCTTCACGGCGACCGGACGGGCCCGGAGCCGGTACCGGTCGGCGGCGTCGGTGTTGCGGTCGACGAGGTCGTCGAGGACGGCGGTGGACGCCTTGTCCCAGCGGCCGGCGGTGACGCCCTGCGGGGCGCCGGGCTCGCCGTCCACGAGGGCGTCCTCGGCCGTGCGCAGCGGGTTGGTGTCGGGGCCGCGCCAGTACCGTTCGTAGCGGGAACGCTCGTCGTCGGGGAGCAGCGCGAGGTTGGTGTCGTACAGGAGGCCGCGCTGGGCGACGAGGTCCGAGATCTGCCGCAGTTCCGGCTGGGTGAGGCGGCGGGCGACGAGCCCGGAGCCGACCAACGCGTCTTCCTGGGAAAGGAGTTCACGCGCCTTCAGGATGCCGACGAGGGCGCGGCCCTGGCGCTCCACCTTGGCGTCGTCGAGGGCGGTGAGGTCGAGCAGGAAGTCGTACGCGGGCGTGATGAGGTCGTTGTAGAACTCGAGC includes:
- a CDS encoding nitrate- and nitrite sensing domain-containing protein; this encodes MRFRGKSIRRKIVALLLVPLLSLTAIWAFASVITGRAAVQLITAGQVADAIGYPLSDTSRVLQDERRQTLVYLADPRASDAQSKLRIRRSASDEAMSKIKEKARDSGLRDDLDDDARRTLDTVVEGFEGIESLRRNIDEGTVTRAQALEFYNDLITPAYDFLLDLTALDDAKVERQGRALVGILKARELLSQEDALVGSGLVARRLTQPELRQISDLVAQRGLLYDTNLALLPDDERSRYERYWRGPDTNPLRTAEDALVDGEPGAPQGVTAGRWDKASTAVLDDLVDRNTDAADRYRLRARPVAVKVIVLAGIAGVLGLLALLFSVFLSLRIGSRLVRDLRRLRLEAHESSGVRLPSVMRRLAAGEEVDVETEAPRFDYDKDEIGQVGQALNTLQRSAVEAAVKQAELRRGVSEVFVNLARRSQVLLHKQLTLLDTMERRTEDTDELADLFRLDHLTTRMRRHAEGLVILSGAAPSRQWRKPVQLMDIVRASVAEVEDYERIEVRRLPRIAVTGPAVADLTHLVAELLENATVFSPPHTAVQVLGERVANGFTLEIHDRGLGMAPDALLDANLRLAETPEFELSDTDRLGLFVVSRLAQRQNVRVSLQPSPYGGTTAVVFIPDTLLTDAPDTEGAGFRLDRPDPARRAAPAGRGATLSTSEGLPGLPASVLDGPVELEAPLTTSDMTEFPGALGDEDSERGGLFRPRRAVAGTSGEQHQQASDDEDGSGPGHTGSRDAQPGGLVPLPRRGAPKLVSSHGRPVGHSRPGEGDRPGAPSHPGTTATAPTRRTGARPRPPRSPTCPGGAPAPRSRPGPRHRPPRRTPVSRTPGPAPPRTTGQPGPAVEGRPRPAGRPHDGQGRDGRRTARGAGRRRGTQPHGLAPERLAARPRRERTGHHRGRRPRRRHSTRNNI